From a region of the Acidobacteriota bacterium genome:
- the rimK gene encoding 30S ribosomal protein S6--L-glutamate ligase, translating into MKIAILSRQSELYSTRRLVEASKKRGHEVRVIDPLRCYMNITSHNPSIYYGEDKLRGYEAIIPRIGASITFYGTAVVRQFEMMGVYSVNESVAITRARDKLRSMQLLARKGIGLPVTGFAHSTKFTDNLIKLVGGAPLVVKLLEGTQGIGVVLTETDQAASSVIEAFRGLKANILVQEFISEAKGADLRCFVIGDKVVASMKRQGKEGEFRSNIHRGGSATVIKITPEERSTATRAARTMGLNVAGVDLLRSNHGPVVMEVNSSPGLEGIESATNKDIAGKIIEFIEKNARPNRTRTKGKG; encoded by the coding sequence TTGAAGATAGCCATTCTGTCGCGTCAATCTGAACTCTACTCCACCCGCCGCCTGGTGGAAGCCTCCAAGAAGCGCGGGCATGAGGTGCGGGTGATCGATCCGCTGCGCTGCTACATGAACATCACCTCCCACAACCCCTCCATCTACTACGGAGAGGACAAGCTGCGGGGATACGAGGCCATCATTCCGCGCATCGGGGCTTCTATCACCTTCTACGGCACCGCCGTGGTACGCCAGTTCGAGATGATGGGTGTCTACAGCGTCAACGAGTCGGTGGCCATCACCCGGGCCCGCGACAAGTTGCGCAGCATGCAGTTGCTGGCCCGCAAGGGCATCGGGCTGCCGGTGACCGGGTTTGCCCACTCCACCAAGTTCACCGACAACCTCATCAAGCTGGTGGGTGGAGCTCCGCTGGTGGTCAAGCTGTTAGAGGGCACCCAGGGCATCGGAGTGGTCCTTACCGAAACCGATCAGGCCGCCAGCAGCGTCATCGAGGCTTTCCGCGGACTCAAGGCCAACATCCTGGTGCAGGAGTTCATCTCCGAGGCCAAAGGGGCCGATCTGCGCTGTTTCGTGATTGGCGACAAGGTGGTGGCGTCCATGAAACGGCAGGGTAAGGAAGGCGAGTTCCGTTCCAACATTCACCGCGGAGGCAGCGCCACGGTCATCAAGATCACGCCCGAAGAACGCTCCACAGCCACCCGCGCCGCCCGCACCATGGGCCTCAACGTGGCCGGCGTCGACCTGCTGCGCTCTAATCATGGGCCCGTGGTGATGGAGGTTAACTCGTCTCCCGGGCTGGAGGGCATTGAAAGCGCTACCAACAAAGATATCGCCGGCAAGATCATCGAGTTTATTGAAAAGAACGCCCGTCCCAACCGGACCCGGACTAAAGGAAAAGGCTAA
- a CDS encoding FliI/YscN family ATPase, translated as MAIDLSTYRRRLPNIEPLKITGRVKRAGGLVIESDGPPASVGEICEVHPRGASRPVLAEVIGFRDKSLLSMPVYNVDGIKLGDPIISRKQLPQVEVGEGLLGRVVDGNGNPIDDKGPIASAERYPLHRPAPGPLKRASIDQALGTGVRAIDGMLPIGRGQRVGIFGGSGVGKSTLLGMMARYTEAAVTVIALVGERGREVSAFIERDLGEEGLKRSVVVVSTSDNPPLMRIRAALTATAIAEYFRDCGRDVLLVMDSVTRVAMAQREIGLAAGEPPSSKGYTPSVFTLLPRMFERAGKLRKGSITGFYTVLVEGDDMNEPIADAVRGLLDGHIVLSRQLAWRNHFPSIAVLDSVSRLVSEVSSEEQLEAGGRLRELLATYTKAEDMINIGAYSKGSNAKIDQAIARIDHINYYLKQKFDEEVPRETAIKELLQVAGKKG; from the coding sequence ATGGCCATCGACCTCAGCACCTACCGCCGCCGGCTTCCAAACATCGAGCCGCTTAAGATCACGGGACGCGTCAAACGGGCCGGCGGACTGGTGATCGAGTCGGACGGTCCGCCCGCCAGCGTGGGGGAGATCTGCGAAGTGCATCCCCGGGGGGCTTCGCGTCCCGTGCTGGCCGAGGTTATCGGCTTTCGCGACAAGTCTCTGCTCTCCATGCCCGTCTACAACGTCGACGGCATCAAGCTGGGCGATCCCATCATCTCCCGCAAGCAGCTTCCCCAGGTGGAGGTGGGCGAGGGACTGCTGGGACGCGTGGTGGACGGCAACGGAAACCCCATCGACGACAAGGGACCCATCGCTTCAGCCGAGCGCTACCCGTTGCACCGTCCCGCTCCAGGACCTCTGAAGCGGGCTTCCATCGACCAGGCTCTGGGCACCGGAGTGCGCGCCATCGACGGCATGCTGCCTATCGGACGAGGACAGCGCGTCGGCATCTTCGGCGGATCGGGCGTGGGCAAATCGACCCTCCTGGGCATGATGGCCCGCTACACCGAAGCCGCCGTCACTGTCATCGCCTTGGTGGGCGAGCGGGGACGGGAAGTGAGCGCCTTCATCGAGCGCGACCTGGGTGAAGAGGGACTCAAGCGCTCGGTGGTGGTGGTTTCCACCTCCGACAACCCTCCCCTCATGCGCATCCGCGCGGCGCTCACGGCCACGGCCATCGCCGAGTACTTCCGCGACTGCGGCAGGGACGTGCTGCTGGTCATGGACTCGGTGACCCGGGTGGCCATGGCCCAGCGCGAGATCGGATTGGCGGCCGGCGAACCGCCTTCCTCCAAGGGCTACACACCCTCGGTCTTCACCCTGCTGCCCCGCATGTTCGAGCGGGCCGGAAAGCTGCGCAAGGGAAGCATTACCGGCTTCTACACCGTGCTGGTTGAAGGCGACGACATGAACGAGCCCATCGCCGACGCCGTACGCGGACTGCTGGACGGCCACATCGTCCTCTCCCGCCAACTGGCCTGGCGCAACCACTTCCCCTCCATCGCCGTTCTCGACAGCGTCTCCCGACTGGTCTCCGAGGTCTCTTCAGAGGAGCAGTTGGAAGCCGGCGGACGCTTGCGGGAACTGCTGGCCACCTACACCAAGGCCGAAGACATGATCAACATCGGGGCCTATTCCAAGGGCTCCAACGCCAAGATCGACCAAGCCATCGCCCGCATCGACCACATCAACTACTACCTGAAGCAGAAATTCGACGAAGAAGTCCCCCGCGAAACGGCGATTAAGGAATTGCTGCAAGTCGCCGGGAAAAAGGGATGA
- a CDS encoding ATP-dependent zinc protease, with the protein MADGEKTAQLVTLGWREWVELPELGIPAIKAKVDTGARTSALHSYQLESFRRDGALWVRFWMHPLQKDTQVVRCCEAPVIDQRRVTDSGGHGERRLVISSPLRLGEYQWDIEITLTNRETMLFRMLLGRTAMRGRLQVDPAKSFLFGRRSQVYRSELSPQDT; encoded by the coding sequence ATGGCTGATGGGGAGAAAACTGCGCAGTTGGTGACGCTGGGGTGGAGGGAATGGGTGGAATTGCCGGAACTGGGGATTCCTGCCATTAAAGCCAAGGTGGATACGGGGGCACGCACTTCGGCGCTGCATTCTTATCAGCTCGAGAGCTTTCGCCGAGATGGCGCGCTGTGGGTGCGCTTTTGGATGCATCCGTTGCAGAAGGACACCCAGGTCGTGCGCTGCTGCGAGGCGCCTGTTATTGACCAGCGTCGGGTGACCGACTCGGGAGGGCACGGGGAAAGGCGCCTGGTGATTTCCTCTCCACTGCGGCTGGGCGAGTATCAGTGGGACATCGAGATCACCCTCACCAACCGCGAAACCATGCTCTTCCGCATGCTGCTGGGACGCACCGCCATGCGCGGACGGCTGCAAGTCGACCCCGCCAAATCGTTCCTCTTCGGACGGCGCTCCCAAGTCTACCGATCTGAACTCTCCCCCCAGGACACCTGA
- a CDS encoding succinylglutamate desuccinylase/aspartoacylase family protein — MSKIPELVIGDCSVKAGERVTVDLPIARLYTHTSMSMPVHVLRGKRQGPTLFVSAAVHGDEISGTEIIRRLLGRKVLEGLRGTLLAIPVVNVFGFVYGSRYLPDRRDLNRVFPGGSKGSLASQLAHLFMKEIVAHADYGIDLHTGSYHRFNLPQIRCDMSDERTAELARHFGAPVIVDATLRDGSLRQAVSDERQIPMLLYEAGEALRFDEACIRLGLSGVINVMRRIGMLPKKRTRRKPAGEKASSHNAEPIVAASSSWVRAPISGVLTQPVALGARVSKGDLLGIITDPYCETCGEVRSEHDGIIIGRHELPLIHKGDALFHIGLPDKTVEADISLEAFEERLKPTASEPQSFPRRRS, encoded by the coding sequence ATGAGCAAAATACCTGAGCTTGTCATCGGGGATTGCAGCGTTAAGGCGGGAGAGAGGGTGACGGTCGATCTGCCCATAGCCCGGCTCTATACCCACACCTCGATGTCGATGCCGGTTCATGTGCTGCGGGGCAAGCGGCAGGGGCCGACGCTCTTCGTGTCGGCCGCGGTCCATGGGGACGAGATCAGCGGGACCGAGATCATACGGAGGCTGCTGGGACGCAAGGTGCTCGAGGGTTTGCGGGGAACCCTGCTGGCCATTCCCGTCGTCAACGTCTTCGGATTCGTCTACGGCTCCCGCTACCTGCCCGACCGCCGCGACCTCAACCGCGTCTTTCCCGGAGGCTCCAAGGGTTCGCTGGCCTCTCAACTGGCCCATCTCTTCATGAAGGAAATCGTGGCTCATGCCGACTACGGCATCGACCTCCATACCGGTTCCTATCACCGCTTCAACCTGCCCCAGATCCGCTGCGACATGAGCGACGAGCGGACGGCCGAACTGGCCCGCCACTTCGGAGCCCCCGTCATTGTCGACGCCACCCTGCGCGACGGCTCCCTGCGGCAAGCCGTCAGCGATGAGCGGCAGATCCCCATGCTGCTTTACGAGGCGGGAGAGGCGCTGCGTTTCGACGAAGCCTGCATCCGCCTGGGCCTCAGCGGCGTCATCAACGTCATGCGCCGCATCGGGATGCTGCCCAAGAAGCGCACCCGCCGGAAGCCGGCTGGAGAGAAGGCTTCGAGCCACAACGCCGAGCCCATCGTGGCGGCTTCCAGTTCCTGGGTGCGCGCTCCCATCAGCGGGGTCCTGACCCAGCCCGTGGCCTTGGGCGCCCGGGTGAGCAAGGGAGACCTGCTGGGTATCATCACCGATCCCTACTGCGAAACCTGCGGAGAAGTGCGCTCGGAACACGACGGCATCATCATCGGCCGCCACGAGTTGCCCCTCATCCACAAAGGCGACGCCCTCTTCCACATCGGCCTGCCCGACAAAACCGTAGAAGCCGACATCTCCCTGGAAGCCTTCGAAGAACGCCTCAAACCCACCGCCTCCGAACCCCAATCCTTCCCCCGCCGCCGCTCCTGA
- a CDS encoding flagellar FliJ family protein, giving the protein MKKFRFPLQAALDYALHKEDMEKMALAELQAERVELTARQKEIFQALHKAEDERAAGAEMTSGELQIYNRFIDSQRKRLQRMNLAIRGLDSKIRAQRRKLVEASRKRKTLDRLKERQHSAHTQEASRLQQQESDDLHLLRLPR; this is encoded by the coding sequence GTGAAAAAGTTTAGGTTTCCCTTGCAGGCAGCTCTTGACTACGCCCTCCACAAAGAAGACATGGAGAAAATGGCGTTGGCCGAACTGCAGGCTGAGCGCGTCGAGTTGACGGCCAGGCAAAAGGAGATCTTTCAGGCCCTGCACAAAGCCGAGGACGAGCGCGCCGCCGGCGCCGAGATGACTTCCGGCGAGTTGCAGATCTACAATCGCTTCATCGACAGTCAGCGCAAGCGCCTGCAGCGCATGAACCTGGCCATCCGCGGCCTCGACTCCAAGATCCGCGCCCAGCGCCGCAAGCTGGTCGAGGCCAGCCGGAAGCGCAAGACTCTCGACCGCCTCAAAGAACGCCAACACTCCGCCCACACCCAGGAAGCTTCCCGCCTCCAGCAGCAAGAATCCGACGATCTCCACCTCCTCCGCCTGCCGCGCTAG
- a CDS encoding cation-transporting P-type ATPase, translating to MDKRRPFHSLSVEEALNRLEGNAERGLSGEEADERRKRHGPNRLRRSTGRSIWIILLDQFKSIVILLLVAAAVAAFATARWPEGLALVGVTLVNALIGFFSEWKAMRSMEAIRDMGRQTAKVRRQGEVTEIATWQLVPGDIVVVEGEDLVPADIRLLEAEALRVNEAALTGESVPVSKRTEAVDPEAPLAERRCMLYRGTSVAEGRGQGVVTATGMSTELGRISELSEQAQGKVTPLQKRLDDLGRRLAWITLGIAALVAAAGLASGQDPLLMIETAIALGVAAIPEGLPIVSTIALARGMWLMARRNALVHRLTAVETLGATTVIFTDKTGTLTENRMELQSAVTPRGRYDLSSSDGPRGGEKDLRRLMRIGALCSNAVLESEDNAAGDPTEIALLAAARRLGMERQSLLESMPEVREESFDPDVMMMATFHQDGDDRGEDRYYVAVKGAPGAVLKACTHMADADGKRPLDDQERQEWQQRADDLAGEGLRLLALADKQVRDLQDDPYQDLCLVGLACLLDPARQEVRESIDRCQAAGIRAVMVTGDQASTAAAIGKRVGLVEEHHGPPMQAGQLEDIDPESPDEDQRLLETRVFARVTPEQKLRLIRLYQERGEIVAMTGDGVNDAPALKQADIGVAMGGRGTDAAKQVADMVLRDDAFSTIVTAVRQGRITFANIRKSVMFMLCTNIAEILAVTAAALAQAPIPLLPLQILYLNVLTDVFPGLALGLGPGSDKVMDLPPRDPRERVLTRHHWRALAAWSSVIAICVLAGLSIALAGLGFERERAITVSFLTLAFAKLWFVLNLRDRDASALDNDITRNPWIWAATALCVALLLAAVYWPPLAGLLDTRPPGSGGWTLILSLSFLPALLGLFAPKIRFAG from the coding sequence ATGGATAAACGGAGGCCATTCCATTCCCTGTCAGTGGAGGAAGCTCTGAACCGCCTGGAGGGGAACGCTGAGCGCGGACTGAGTGGAGAGGAAGCGGACGAGCGCCGGAAGCGCCACGGGCCCAACCGGCTGCGGCGCAGCACCGGCCGCAGCATCTGGATCATCCTGCTCGATCAATTCAAGAGCATCGTCATCCTGCTGCTGGTGGCTGCCGCGGTGGCCGCCTTCGCCACGGCCCGCTGGCCCGAGGGTCTGGCCCTGGTGGGGGTGACGCTGGTCAATGCCCTGATAGGATTCTTCAGCGAGTGGAAGGCCATGCGCTCGATGGAAGCCATCCGAGACATGGGCCGGCAAACTGCCAAGGTGCGCCGCCAGGGGGAAGTGACGGAAATCGCCACCTGGCAACTGGTGCCCGGCGACATCGTTGTGGTCGAAGGCGAAGACCTGGTCCCGGCCGACATCCGCCTGCTCGAAGCCGAGGCTCTGAGGGTCAACGAGGCGGCCCTCACCGGCGAATCGGTTCCCGTCAGCAAGCGCACTGAAGCGGTCGATCCTGAGGCGCCGCTGGCGGAACGCCGCTGCATGCTCTACAGGGGCACCTCGGTGGCCGAGGGCCGGGGCCAAGGGGTGGTCACGGCCACCGGAATGAGCACCGAACTGGGGCGCATCTCGGAACTGTCCGAACAGGCCCAAGGGAAGGTCACTCCCCTGCAGAAACGGCTCGACGACCTGGGACGCCGCCTGGCCTGGATCACGCTCGGCATCGCCGCGCTGGTGGCTGCTGCCGGGCTGGCTTCGGGACAGGATCCGCTGCTCATGATCGAAACAGCCATCGCACTGGGAGTGGCTGCCATTCCCGAGGGACTGCCTATCGTCTCCACCATCGCCCTGGCCCGCGGCATGTGGCTGATGGCCCGGCGCAACGCCCTGGTCCACCGCCTGACCGCCGTGGAAACCCTGGGCGCCACCACCGTCATCTTCACCGACAAGACCGGAACGTTGACCGAAAACCGTATGGAGCTGCAGTCGGCGGTAACGCCCCGGGGCAGGTATGATCTTTCCTCGTCCGATGGCCCGAGGGGCGGCGAAAAGGACCTGCGCCGCCTGATGAGAATCGGTGCACTGTGCAGCAACGCCGTTCTGGAAAGCGAAGACAACGCCGCCGGAGACCCCACCGAGATTGCCCTGCTCGCAGCGGCCCGGCGCTTGGGAATGGAACGTCAGTCCTTGCTGGAGTCGATGCCCGAAGTGCGGGAAGAATCGTTCGACCCCGACGTCATGATGATGGCCACTTTTCACCAGGACGGCGACGACAGGGGCGAAGACCGCTACTACGTTGCCGTCAAAGGCGCTCCGGGAGCCGTCCTCAAGGCCTGCACTCACATGGCCGACGCCGACGGCAAACGTCCGCTTGACGATCAGGAGCGCCAAGAGTGGCAGCAGCGCGCCGACGACCTGGCGGGAGAGGGGCTGCGGCTGTTGGCCTTGGCCGACAAGCAGGTGCGCGATCTGCAGGACGACCCCTACCAGGATCTGTGCCTGGTGGGCTTGGCCTGCTTGCTCGACCCGGCCCGCCAAGAAGTCCGCGAATCTATCGACCGCTGTCAGGCTGCGGGCATCCGCGCCGTGATGGTTACGGGAGACCAGGCCTCGACGGCGGCGGCCATCGGAAAACGTGTGGGATTGGTGGAAGAGCATCACGGTCCTCCCATGCAGGCCGGCCAACTGGAAGACATCGACCCCGAGTCGCCTGATGAAGACCAAAGGCTGCTGGAGACCAGAGTCTTCGCCCGCGTTACGCCAGAGCAGAAACTGCGCCTTATCAGGCTCTACCAGGAACGCGGCGAGATCGTGGCCATGACCGGCGACGGGGTCAACGACGCTCCCGCCCTCAAGCAGGCCGACATCGGAGTGGCCATGGGAGGGCGAGGCACCGATGCCGCCAAGCAGGTGGCCGACATGGTGCTGCGCGACGACGCCTTTTCAACCATCGTCACGGCCGTCCGCCAGGGACGCATCACCTTCGCCAACATCCGCAAGTCGGTGATGTTCATGCTCTGCACCAACATCGCCGAGATCCTGGCGGTGACGGCGGCCGCGCTGGCCCAGGCGCCAATTCCCCTGCTGCCCTTGCAGATCCTCTACCTCAACGTCCTCACCGACGTCTTCCCGGGCCTTGCGCTGGGGCTTGGGCCGGGGTCGGACAAAGTCATGGACCTTCCTCCCCGCGATCCTCGCGAGCGCGTGCTGACCCGCCATCACTGGAGGGCCCTGGCAGCCTGGAGTTCAGTCATCGCTATCTGCGTCTTGGCCGGCTTGAGCATCGCCCTGGCGGGCCTGGGATTCGAGCGGGAACGGGCCATAACGGTTTCCTTCCTGACCCTGGCCTTCGCCAAGCTGTGGTTCGTCCTCAACCTGCGCGACCGCGACGCCTCGGCGCTCGACAACGACATCACCCGCAACCCCTGGATCTGGGCGGCCACGGCCCTCTGCGTGGCGCTGCTGCTGGCCGCCGTCTACTGGCCTCCCCTGGCCGGCCTCCTCGACACGCGTCCGCCGGGGAGCGGCGGCTGGACGCTCATCCTCTCCCTCAGCTTCCTCCCCGCCCTGCTGGGCCTCTTCGCCCCCAAGATCCGCTTTGCGGGCTAG